A window of the Arachis duranensis cultivar V14167 chromosome 5, aradu.V14167.gnm2.J7QH, whole genome shotgun sequence genome harbors these coding sequences:
- the LOC107487278 gene encoding upstream activation factor subunit UAF30, translated as MKTCHVIPNLSHLYEALKSSDRAGASATAKKAASGGATTATKAAKKAPSRPRNNVGIQKVVPVSSELGSFLGASEVSRTHAVKRVWEYIKLQNLQNPSNKKEIFCDDKLKTIFDGKDKVGFTEIARLLATHFVKSS; from the exons ATGAAAACATGCCACGTCATCCCTAATTTGAGTCACTTGTACGAAGCATTGAAAAGTTCCGACCGT GCCGGAGCATCCGCCACGGCCAAGAAGGCGGCGTCCGGTGGAGCTACCACCGCGACTAAGGCGGCGAAGAAGGCGCCGAGCAGGCCGCGCAACAACGTGGGGATACAGAAGGTAGTGCCGGTGTCTTCCGAGCTCGGAAGCTTCCTCGGTGCTTCGGAGGTGTCCCGAACTCACGCTGTGAAGAGAGTGTGGGAGTACATCAAGCTGCAGAATCTTCAG AATCCTAGTAATAAGAAGGAGATCTTTTGTGATGACAAGTTGAAGACTATTTTTGATGGGAAAGACAAGGTCGGGTTCACAGAGATTGCAAGATTGCTAGCTACCCATTTTGTAAAATCAAGCTAG
- the LOC107487359 gene encoding uncharacterized zinc finger CCHC domain-containing protein At4g19190, with translation MDGEEGGGIRLSKRFNDNGGGGEVDYKTKSGTAWSHSYLNQKPWHPLSYPNQRRKWIAEQTHAHRQRRSEEVAREYAQEQEFFRQTNLISKKDKEKVELMQAVSFMYVRPPGYNAEAAKAAELADEKRKEELSNGAGGPSSSSVPPSSLPDKDHLGEEKKKKPRPKDVFGRPLPTEEEFEILKNAPKLETGVAGRVKPFGVEVRNVKCLRCGNYGHQSGDRECPLKDVIMPNEESRLKRDDPLNAILAHTDPTEPLKWELKQKPGISPPRGGFKPDDPNQQIVAEEIFDEYGGFLGMDSIPDLLTNFSKKPKKSKKSKCKNQQLNSGSEESLDDGEKRSKKVKLNKKKKNHVSSSADTSDYEKDRRKSRRKSSYSLEDSDRDKFDHSKRTKHEMPKGSSRHSCKSKHDRQRHSYSSEDSDSDRDDHSRKDIQNHKRKHGRKRHYYSSEDSKNSEKHCSSDDSDSDRDDKRRKIIQKHKRKHSRKRHSNSSEDSGPDDHHGNDKSRDKNSNSSDDSNHRRCNHRKSSAAHRDSQKHNRNDDFDPYHGKQKNMSKNSYSSEDSDVDTVDRSRKIEQKDRYILEGSEHPRLDVSRERRKKDYYSSKDSGADRYHRYEHSYSSESDSYHHQRHLRRQGHKHR, from the exons atggatggagaagaaggaggaggcaTAAGGCTGAGCAAGAGGTTCAACGACAACGGCGGCGGCGGCGAGGTCGACTACAAGACGAAATCTGGAACCGCGTGGAGCCACTCTTACCTGAACCAGAAGCCATGGCACCCTCTCTCTTACCCGAACCAGCGCCGCAAGTGGATCGCCGAGCAGACCCACGCCCACCGCCAGCGACGTTCCGAAGAGGTGGCGCGTGAGTACGCTCAGGAGCAAGAGTTCTTCCGCCAGACCAATCTCATCTCCAAGAAAGACAAGGAAAAG GTGGAGTTGATGCAAGCTGTTAGCTTTATGTATGTTCGTCCTCCTGGTTACAACGCTGAGGCTGCCAAAGCTGCCGAGTTAGCTgatgagaagagaaaagaggaaTTGAGTAATGGTGCTGGAGGACCCTCATCCTCTTCAGT GCCGCCGAGTTCCTTGCCTGACAAGGATCATTTAggtgaagagaagaagaagaaaccaaGGCCTAAAGATGTTTTTGGTCGCCCTCTGCCAACCGAAGAAGAATTTGAGATTCTGAAAAATGCACCAAA GCTGGAAACAGGAGTTGCTGGTAGGGTGAAACCTTTTGGAGTTGAGGTTCGCAATGTAAAATGTTTAAGATGTGGGAACTACGGCCATCAAAGTGGTGATCGTGAATGTCCCTTGAAGGATGTTATAATGCCTAATGAAGAGAGCAGATTGAAAAGAGATGACCCCTTGAATGCTATCCTCGCGCACACAGACCCTACTGAG CCTCTAAAATGGGAGCTCAAGCAGAAGCCAGGAATCAGTCCTCCTCGAGGAGGGTTCAAACCGGATGATCCCAACCAGCAGATTGTTGCTGAGGAAATATTTGACGAGTATGGAG GTTTTCTTGGTATGGATAGTATCCCTGATTTGTTGACCAACTTCTCTAAGAAACCAAAGAAGTCCAAAAAGAGCAAGTGCAAGAATCAGCAACTAAATTCTGGAAGTGAGGAATCTCTAGATGATGGAGAGAAGAGATCAAAGAAGGTGAAgctaaacaaaaagaagaaaaatcatgtGTCGAGTTCGGCAGACACTTCAGATTATGAAAAGGATCGAAGAAAGAGCAGACGCAAGAGTTCTTATTCTTTAGAAGATTCTGACAGGGACAAGTTTGACCATAGCAAAAGGACTAAACATGAGATGCCCAAAGGTTCTTCTCGTCATAGTTGTAAGAGTAAACATGacagacaaaggcattcttatTCAAGTGAAGATTCTGACAGTGACAGGGATGACCACAGTAGAAAGGATATACAAAATCATAAGAGGAAACATGGTAGAAAAAGACATTATTATTCATCCGAGGATTCGAAAAACAGTGAGAAGCATTGTTCATCTGATGATTCGGACAGCGACAGAGATGATAAAAGGAGAAAGATTATACAAAAGCACAAGAGAAAACATAGCAGAAAAAGGCATTCTAATTCATCGGAGGACTCTGGTCCTGACGATCATCATGGAAATGACAAGAGTAGGGACAAGAATTCAAACTCCTCGGATGATTCTAATCATAGAAGGTGCAACCATAGGAAGTCTTCAGCAGCTCATCGAGATTCCCAAAAGCATAACAGAAATGATGATTTTGATCCCTACCACGGAAAACAGAAGAACATGTCTAAGAATTCATATTCATCTGAAGATTCAGATGTTGACACAGTTGATCGGAGTAGAAAGATCGAACAAAAGGATCGCTATATACTCGAGGGTTCTGAACATCCTAGGCTCGATGTGAGTAGggagagaagaaaaaaggatTACTATTCATCTAAGGATTCTGGTGCTGACAGATATCACAGATATGAACATTCTTATTCATCTGAATCTGATAGTTATCATCATCAGAGGCATTTGAGAAGGCAAGGTCACAAGCACCGGTAA